One part of the Streptomyces lydicus genome encodes these proteins:
- a CDS encoding LysR family transcriptional regulator — protein sequence MLNLDRLRTLSAVARHGSVSAAADGLHVTTSAVSQQIAKLERETGQQLLAKNGRGVRLTDAGRLLADHAVRILSQVELAQAELEAHRGQAVGELRLGAFPTAARGLLPPALAALRVDHPQLRAGLTEMEPDESVRGVVRGDIDLAVVLDWYNRPLSLPEGLAKAPLLDDPADVAMPSTHPLAGRRSVELEEFADDEWISWPQGEFCNEWLMFTLRSKGIEPRVAHMAEEHGTQLALIAAGLGVAVAPRLGRGPVPEGVSVVPVRHTMRRHVYAIWRADADRRPSIRAAVSALRAAGERVEGC from the coding sequence ATGTTGAACCTGGATCGCCTGCGGACACTGAGCGCGGTGGCCCGCCACGGCTCGGTGAGCGCGGCAGCGGACGGACTCCATGTGACGACCTCGGCCGTCTCGCAGCAGATCGCCAAGCTGGAACGGGAGACCGGGCAGCAGCTGCTGGCGAAGAATGGGCGCGGGGTGCGGCTGACCGACGCCGGACGGCTACTGGCCGACCACGCGGTGCGCATCCTCTCCCAGGTCGAGCTGGCCCAGGCCGAGCTGGAGGCGCACCGCGGCCAAGCCGTGGGTGAGCTGCGGCTGGGCGCATTCCCCACCGCGGCGCGCGGCCTCCTGCCGCCCGCGCTCGCCGCACTCCGTGTCGATCATCCCCAGCTGCGCGCGGGCCTGACCGAGATGGAGCCGGACGAGTCGGTGCGCGGCGTGGTGCGCGGCGACATCGACCTGGCGGTGGTCCTGGACTGGTACAACCGGCCGCTGTCGCTGCCCGAGGGCCTGGCGAAGGCCCCGTTGCTGGACGATCCCGCGGATGTGGCGATGCCGTCCACGCATCCACTGGCCGGGCGGCGGTCCGTGGAGCTGGAGGAGTTCGCGGACGACGAGTGGATCTCCTGGCCGCAGGGGGAGTTCTGCAACGAATGGCTGATGTTCACCCTCCGCAGCAAGGGCATCGAACCGCGCGTCGCGCACATGGCGGAGGAGCACGGCACCCAACTCGCCCTGATCGCTGCCGGGTTGGGTGTCGCGGTGGCCCCGCGCCTGGGCCGCGGACCGGTGCCGGAGGGGGTGAGCGTGGTGCCCGTACGCCATACGATGCGTCGCCATGTGTACGCCATCTGGCGCGCGGACGCGGACCGCAGGCCCTCGATCCGCGCCGCCGTGAGTGCGCTCCGTGCGGCGGGTGAGCGTGTCGAGGGTTGCTGA
- a CDS encoding GNAT family N-acetyltransferase: MSWLPDDFVHPVHVPVPGTALHLRPIRESDTALDYPAVMGSRERLWEIFGPAWDWPQETMTYEEDRIDLLRHEKEIAAHQSFNYALLDEEETAILGCVYVDPPERTGSDGEISWWVVDDLVGGEEERALDALVPRWIAADWPFQRPRYLGRDITWQDWLALPRAS, from the coding sequence ATGAGTTGGCTGCCTGACGATTTCGTCCACCCCGTCCACGTGCCCGTTCCCGGCACCGCGCTGCACCTTCGGCCGATCCGGGAGTCGGACACCGCGCTCGACTACCCCGCCGTGATGGGCTCCCGAGAGCGCTTGTGGGAGATCTTCGGCCCGGCCTGGGACTGGCCCCAGGAGACGATGACGTATGAAGAGGACCGCATCGACTTGCTGCGGCACGAGAAGGAGATAGCCGCGCACCAGTCGTTCAACTACGCGCTGCTGGACGAGGAGGAGACGGCGATCCTCGGGTGTGTCTACGTCGACCCGCCCGAGCGCACCGGCTCCGACGGAGAGATCTCCTGGTGGGTGGTGGACGACCTCGTCGGCGGCGAGGAGGAGCGCGCGCTCGACGCGCTGGTGCCGCGGTGGATCGCCGCCGACTGGCCCTTCCAGCGGCCCCGTTATCTGGGCCGCGACATCACCTGGCAGGACTGGCTCGCGCTGCCGCGCGCTTCGTGA
- a CDS encoding carboxyl transferase domain-containing protein — translation MHEGGGLPCTRLTARQALAAVTDSYRELPEPPGGCAPAVPGPPPNAPPGRTAPARLPTGPAGPDGPLGWRGYDEARARARARTGEDESVVAALAVIGGTEAVVLSFEFRYLGGSLGERTGDRLAAAYAEARARRLPVVSLIATGGSRMQEGMRALTQLQRVARQSALNRAAGLPQIAVLRDPTTGGGWATLGAAADVILALPGAQIGFAGSRVRPPDADPHAYSAEGQLASGQIDAVVPADRLRGTLQRWLRLLCPPGGSAGPDVEPAPPPKALGAPGLPESGWQAVLRAREAGRPHAEAYLAAYFDDREEISGDRCGGVDPGLRCGFGRRGGRTIAFAAQCGTATHPAGFRTAARLVRLADHLGIPVLTLVDTPGAANDATAERAGAGAAIADCFAALATARVPVTSLLIGEGGSGGALALAAPGRLWATPDSYFSVIAPELAAAILKRDVGQIHDTADQLRIRPQDLLELDVIRGIVPRA, via the coding sequence GTGCATGAGGGCGGCGGCCTGCCCTGCACCCGCCTGACCGCCCGCCAGGCCCTGGCGGCGGTCACCGACAGCTACCGCGAGCTGCCGGAACCACCGGGCGGGTGCGCGCCCGCCGTCCCGGGACCGCCGCCGAACGCACCACCGGGCCGCACGGCACCGGCAAGGCTGCCCACGGGTCCGGCCGGACCCGACGGTCCGCTCGGCTGGCGCGGCTATGACGAGGCACGGGCCCGGGCCCGCGCGCGGACCGGCGAGGACGAGTCGGTGGTGGCCGCACTGGCCGTGATCGGCGGCACCGAAGCCGTCGTGCTCTCCTTCGAGTTCAGGTATCTGGGCGGCTCCCTGGGGGAACGCACCGGCGACCGGCTGGCGGCCGCCTACGCCGAGGCCCGGGCGCGGCGGCTGCCGGTCGTCTCGCTGATCGCCACCGGCGGCAGCCGGATGCAGGAGGGGATGCGCGCGCTGACCCAACTCCAGCGGGTGGCCCGGCAATCCGCACTGAACCGCGCCGCGGGGCTGCCGCAGATCGCGGTGCTCCGGGACCCGACGACGGGCGGCGGCTGGGCCACCCTCGGCGCGGCCGCCGATGTGATCCTCGCGCTCCCGGGGGCCCAGATCGGCTTCGCCGGCTCGCGCGTACGCCCACCCGACGCCGATCCGCACGCCTATTCCGCCGAGGGACAGCTGGCATCCGGGCAGATCGACGCCGTGGTCCCGGCCGACCGGCTGCGCGGCACGCTCCAACGGTGGCTGCGGCTGCTCTGTCCGCCCGGCGGATCCGCCGGGCCCGACGTCGAGCCGGCGCCCCCGCCGAAGGCGCTCGGCGCGCCCGGGTTGCCGGAGTCCGGCTGGCAGGCGGTGCTGCGCGCCCGTGAGGCCGGGCGGCCGCACGCCGAGGCGTATCTGGCCGCGTACTTCGACGACCGCGAGGAGATCAGCGGCGACCGCTGCGGGGGCGTCGACCCGGGCCTGCGCTGCGGCTTCGGCCGGCGGGGCGGCCGGACGATCGCCTTCGCCGCCCAGTGCGGTACGGCCACCCACCCGGCCGGCTTCCGTACCGCCGCCCGGCTGGTCCGGCTCGCGGACCACCTCGGCATCCCCGTCCTCACGCTCGTGGACACCCCGGGGGCCGCGAACGACGCGACGGCCGAGCGGGCCGGCGCCGGGGCGGCGATCGCCGACTGCTTCGCGGCGCTCGCCACCGCCCGGGTCCCGGTGACGTCCCTGCTCATCGGCGAGGGCGGATCGGGCGGCGCACTGGCCCTGGCCGCGCCCGGCCGGCTCTGGGCGACCCCGGACAGCTACTTCTCGGTGATCGCTCCGGAACTGGCCGCCGCCATCCTCAAGCGCGACGTAGGGCAGATCCACGACACCGCCGACCAACTCCGCATCCGTCCCCAGGACTTGCTGGAGCTCGACGTCATTCGCGGCATCGTCCCACGCGCCTGA
- a CDS encoding acyl-CoA synthetase: MDVLFPALRDASPAPALRFGDRALSHGQLASVAGALAERIAGRTRIAVWATPTLETSVGVVAALLAGVAAVPVNPKIGESELAHIVADSAPSLVLAEPGADLPGPLAALPRIDVEADVPPEEAAPAPLPPEPGDEAPALIVYTSGTTGPPKGVVLPRRAVAHTLDALRDAWQWTADDVLVHALPLFHVHGLILGVLGPLRRGGSVHHLGRFSTEAVARELSADGTMLFGVPTMYHRLAAEAGRDPVLAKALARARLLVSGSAALPLTDHERIAAASGRRVIERYGMTETLMNTSVRADGPDAAGTVGVPLPGVYVRLVDDAGRPVEGDDGETVGEIQVRGPNLFVEYLNRPEATEAAFDGGWFRTGDMATRDAAGNYRIVGRKATDLIKSGGYKIGAGEIENALLAHPGVAEAAVTGVPDEDLGERIVAWVVPESGPEAGPPPSAQELADHVARQLAPHKRPRTVHFLDALPRNDMGKIMKRELRA, from the coding sequence GTGGACGTGCTCTTCCCCGCACTGCGCGACGCATCCCCCGCCCCCGCGCTGCGCTTCGGCGACCGCGCACTGAGCCATGGCCAACTGGCGTCGGTGGCGGGCGCGCTCGCCGAGCGGATCGCCGGCCGGACCCGGATCGCGGTCTGGGCGACGCCGACGCTGGAGACCTCGGTCGGTGTGGTGGCCGCGCTGCTCGCCGGGGTGGCCGCGGTCCCGGTGAACCCGAAGATCGGCGAGAGCGAGCTGGCGCACATCGTGGCGGACAGCGCGCCCTCCCTCGTCCTGGCCGAGCCGGGCGCCGACCTGCCGGGCCCGCTCGCGGCGCTGCCGCGCATCGACGTCGAGGCCGACGTGCCGCCCGAGGAGGCCGCGCCCGCGCCGCTGCCCCCGGAGCCGGGCGACGAGGCCCCGGCCCTGATCGTCTACACCTCCGGTACGACCGGCCCGCCCAAGGGCGTCGTCCTCCCCCGCCGAGCCGTGGCCCACACCCTGGACGCCCTGCGGGACGCCTGGCAGTGGACGGCCGACGACGTCCTCGTGCACGCCCTGCCGCTGTTCCACGTCCACGGCCTGATCCTCGGCGTCCTCGGCCCACTGCGGCGCGGCGGCAGCGTGCACCACCTGGGGCGTTTCAGCACCGAGGCGGTCGCCCGGGAGCTGTCGGCGGACGGCACGATGCTGTTCGGCGTGCCGACGATGTACCACCGGCTGGCCGCGGAGGCCGGCCGCGATCCCGTGCTGGCCAAGGCGCTCGCCCGGGCCCGGCTGCTGGTCTCCGGCTCGGCCGCGCTGCCGCTGACCGACCACGAACGGATCGCGGCGGCCTCCGGGCGGCGGGTGATCGAGCGCTACGGCATGACCGAGACGCTGATGAACACCAGCGTGCGGGCGGACGGCCCGGACGCGGCGGGCACGGTCGGGGTGCCGCTGCCGGGCGTGTACGTCCGGCTGGTCGACGACGCCGGCCGGCCCGTCGAGGGCGATGACGGCGAGACGGTCGGTGAGATCCAGGTCCGCGGCCCGAACCTCTTCGTGGAGTACCTCAACCGCCCCGAAGCCACCGAGGCCGCCTTCGACGGCGGCTGGTTCCGTACGGGCGACATGGCGACCCGCGACGCCGCCGGCAACTACCGCATCGTCGGCCGGAAGGCCACCGACCTGATCAAGAGCGGCGGGTACAAGATCGGCGCGGGCGAGATCGAGAACGCGCTGCTGGCGCACCCCGGCGTGGCCGAGGCAGCCGTCACCGGCGTCCCGGACGAGGATCTCGGCGAGCGGATCGTCGCCTGGGTGGTACCGGAGAGCGGTCCGGAGGCCGGTCCGCCGCCGTCCGCGCAGGAGCTGGCCGACCATGTCGCCCGCCAGCTCGCGCCGCACAAGCGACCCCGCACCGTGCACTTCCTGGACGCGCTGCCGCGCAACGACATGGGCAAAATCATGAAGCGAGAACTCCGTGCATGA
- a CDS encoding pyridoxamine 5'-phosphate oxidase family protein, whose protein sequence is MAGTQRRGRRIMMDQGELDAFLTEQRTCRVATVGGDGAPHVGALWFTWDGTALWLYSITRSRRWAQLRKDPRIAVVVDDGHAYDELRGAELTGRAEFVGEAPRTGEPCAALDAPEARFARKYFGTAAMPHDGRHAWLRLVPESIASWDFRKIPG, encoded by the coding sequence ATGGCCGGCACACAGCGGCGCGGACGCCGCATCATGATGGACCAGGGCGAGCTGGACGCGTTCCTCACCGAGCAGCGCACCTGCCGGGTCGCGACGGTCGGCGGCGACGGCGCGCCGCACGTCGGGGCGCTGTGGTTCACGTGGGACGGCACGGCGCTGTGGCTGTACTCGATCACCCGCAGCAGGCGGTGGGCCCAGCTCCGCAAGGACCCGCGGATCGCGGTGGTGGTCGACGACGGCCATGCGTACGACGAGCTGCGCGGGGCCGAGCTCACCGGCCGTGCGGAGTTCGTCGGTGAGGCGCCGCGGACCGGTGAACCGTGTGCCGCACTGGACGCCCCGGAGGCCCGGTTCGCCCGGAAGTACTTCGGCACGGCCGCGATGCCGCACGACGGCCGGCACGCCTGGCTGCGGCTCGTACCGGAGTCGATCGCGTCCTGGGACTTCCGCAAGATCCCGGGCTGA
- a CDS encoding cysteine hydrolase produces MPPDTARLAGQLAPASTVLLTVECQRGVVGPDSALPELAAVARASGALTNIARLVAAAHDAGVQVLHAVAERRPDGRGASRNARLFKAAERLPVQQVTGSTAVRIADPIPVSPDDLVVRRLHGLSPIAGTDVDALLRNFGCRTLVVTGVSANVAIPNAVFDAVNLGYTAVVPADAIAGVPADYTPAMVRNTLALVATVTTTDDVLTSWKRPHRGR; encoded by the coding sequence ATGCCACCGGACACCGCACGGCTTGCCGGGCAACTGGCCCCGGCCTCGACGGTGTTGCTCACCGTCGAGTGTCAGCGCGGCGTGGTCGGACCCGACAGCGCACTGCCCGAACTCGCGGCGGTGGCCCGTGCGTCGGGAGCCCTGACGAACATCGCCCGCCTGGTGGCGGCCGCCCACGACGCCGGCGTCCAGGTGCTGCACGCGGTCGCCGAACGCCGGCCCGACGGCCGGGGCGCCAGCCGCAACGCCCGGCTCTTCAAGGCCGCCGAACGGCTGCCCGTCCAGCAGGTCACCGGGTCGACCGCGGTGCGCATCGCCGATCCGATACCGGTGTCGCCGGACGACCTGGTGGTGCGGCGGCTGCACGGCCTCTCCCCGATCGCCGGCACCGACGTGGACGCGCTGCTGCGCAATTTCGGGTGCCGGACGCTGGTCGTCACCGGGGTGTCGGCGAATGTGGCGATCCCCAACGCCGTGTTCGACGCGGTCAACCTCGGCTATACGGCCGTGGTCCCCGCGGACGCGATCGCCGGGGTGCCGGCCGACTACACCCCCGCCATGGTCCGCAACACACTCGCCCTGGTCGCCACCGTCACCACCACCGACGACGTGCTGACCAGCTGGAAGCGTCCGCACCGCGGTCGCTGA